From the Saccharomycodes ludwigii strain NBRC 1722 chromosome I, whole genome shotgun sequence genome, one window contains:
- a CDS encoding uncharacterized protein (similar to Saccharomyces cerevisiae YIL119C | RPI1 | Ras-cAMP Pathway Inhibitor) — protein MSIINTESTLSDISTSSPNTSTNDANNTKITVAKEQENNTRENNLASIVTANTTNDDNNQSFFDRPSQSKHLSRGMWSLKEDYFLMKTLLDYSNLLNKFKSARYKGKFWRHISYKLACHYNVFRNKRQCRDRFNLIFSKYIKCYSHNGFNNNVTKNNNGSDNGGNDATISKGGVELQELFEECHKIFCLDEYNNLSLKMYRDDGNEGLSPDLELKKKTKKESKNKLKTAKTRSKKITKKEFRYKNMFKVGDESIPISTCSSLSSALSDSSDSNATHEESDTYTDYFENKNVFGIDAKTDANCQETNNIFKEKYAAKGEYPVMKLCKNIADLDDSNDEKYCRDYNKNDTLGGDTLSGDASVHDKNADSIVLFNNEDLNLSNPGNCYHNTENNNNEDSRTNNNNETSRTDTLRSFSIDTTRNNTLRSFSNGSISCSTTTTTPITSFNSFNSTFAKNKTKLNYSQQSDFHNYHNNSYDINANNMTLEYPSFLFSSNDNNKSHKTTAITNDDNLPLHSYVERLKSQINNLTREVDSLTNKVDILMNKNGSINTNNFQLLPSDFAISSYPYTYTYQSQLSMFGDIMFQSNNRTK, from the coding sequence ATGTCTATTATAAATACTGAAAGCACATTATCTGATATTTCCACATCTTCACCCAatactagtaccaatgatGCCAATAATACAAAGATAACGGTTGcaaaagaacaagaaaataatactagGGAAAACAATTTGGCCAGCATTGTCACTGCTAATACTACCAACGACGACAATAACCAATCATTTTTTGATAGACCATCACAAAGCAAACATTTAAGTAGAGGTATGTGGTCGTTAAAAGaggattattttttgatgaaGACGCTGTTGGATTATTCTAATTtactaaataaatttaaaagtgCTAGATACAAGGGTAAATTTTGGAGGCATATCAGTTATAAGTTAGCTTGCCATTATAACGTGTTTAGGAATAAAAGACAATGTAGAGAtagatttaatttaatattttccaagTACATTAAATGTTATAGCCATAACGGTTTTAACAACAATGTtactaaaaacaataatggtaGTGATAACGGAGGAAATGATGCAACTATTTCCAAAGGTGGTGTTGAACTACAAGAATTATTTGAAGAATGccataaaatattttgcttggatgaatataataatctAAGTTTAAAAATGTATAGGGATGATGGGAATGAAGGATTGTCCCCTGACTTGgagctaaaaaaaaagacaaagaaagaaagcaaaaataaacttaaaACTGCTAAAACTAGGTCGAAAAAAATCACCAAAAAGGAATTCAGgtacaaaaatatgtttaaaGTTGGGGATGAATCCATACCAATATCGACTTGCTCCTCCCTTTCTTCTGCTCTATCTGATTCTTCAGATAGTAATGCAACCCATGAGGAATCTGATACTTACACtgattattttgaaaataaaaatgtttttggCATTGATGCCAAAACTGACGCAAATTGTCAAGAGACAAATAATATCTTCAAAGAGAAATATGCTGCAAAAGGAGAATATCCGGTTATGAAGCTATGCAAAAATATAGCTGACCTTGATGATAGCAATGACGAAAAATATTGTCGTGATTATAATAAGAATGATACATTAGGTGGTGATACTTTGAGTGGCGATGCATCAGTTCATGATAAAAATGCTGATAGTATAgttctttttaataatgaagatTTAAACTTATCTAATCCAGGTAATTGTTATCATAATACcgaaaacaacaataacgaAGATTCTCgcaccaacaacaacaatgaaACTTCTCGCACCGACACTTTGAGAAGTTTTAGTATCGACACTACTCGTAATAATACGTTAAGGAGTTTTAGTAACGGTTCCATTAGTTGCAgtacaacaacaactactCCAATAACCTCGTTTAACTCTTTTAATAGCACTTTTgcgaaaaataaaacaaaattaaattattcaCAACAAAGTGATTTTCACAATTATCACAACAATTCGTACGATATAAATGCAAACAACATGACCTTGGAATATCCaagttttttgttttccagtaacgacaacaacaaaagcCATAAGACTACTGCTATTactaatgatgataatttaCCTTTGCATTCATATGTCGAAAGGTTAAAATCACAGATTAACAACTTAACTAGAGAGGTGGATTCGTTAACAAATAAagttgatattttaatgaaTAAGAATGGCAGtataaatacaaacaattttcaattattgCCTTCTGATTTTGCCATTAGTTCCTATCCTTATACTTACACTTATCAAAGCCAGCTTTCTATGTTTGGGGATATCATGTTtcaaagtaataatagaacaaaataa
- a CDS encoding uncharacterized protein (similar to Saccharomyces cerevisiae YDR380W | ARO10 | AROmatic amino acid requiring) → MTIETEKITIGDYIFKRLSQVTKSVFGVPGDYNLKLLEHLYNFPKEQIKWVACNNELNAGYAADGYACLNGFSCLISTFGVGELSAMNAIAHAFVENRSVLHIVGISKTRQYNKTRLYTNIHHLLPPKEHSYELQDHKSYIKLADGISCCSEVLSTDSGDLTKVQQQIDNVIEQVFVQMRPGYLFIPNDISELEIDVVMKPLRLTKLEHATEIELATSKKVAELILNKLYAAKNPAFIIDSLIKKHTKELNAFFQKSNFYCYTTNQSRGAIDETLPNFHGVFTNLFGSSGTLDILKEENDVIIHLGSYLNEVSFKYSDKNTENKSWLKNADITFVGRDYAAFGFIENHDFKTSMDKPHLFYPENVNCEIVLEEILNKIDYIRIPKVAIRPSTASYNSGYGIKTVGDITHDKLSVYTSNIMLKANDVLVNDMCSFVFELENVRFPSNIKHVSGPFYASIGYALPATVGVCMALKDMKQDRRVILIQSDGAAQMTLQELSAFIKYGLTPIIYMINNSGYTIERAIEGPTRDYNDIMVDWDWQKMFNVFGDAKGEKSCAFKVKTFEELGKIDVDDVENKNKVKLVELILDKFDYPSRLRNALDSCK, encoded by the coding sequence ATGACAATCGaaactgaaaaaattactattggcgattatatttttaaaagattatcACAAGTCACCAAAAGTGTATTTGGTGTCCCAGGCGactataatttaaaattactaGAACATTTGTACAATTTCCCTAAAGAACAAATCAAATGGGTTGCTTGCAATAACGAATTGAACGCAGGTTATGCTGCTGATGGTTATGCTTGTTTAAATGGATTTTCCTGTTTGATCTCTACGTTTGGTGTTGGTGAACTAAGTGCTATGAATGCCATTGCACATGcttttgttgaaaatagAAGTGTTTTGCATATAGTCGGTATATCTAAAACAAGACAGTATAACAAGACTAGGTTATATACCAACATTCATCATTTGCTTCCACCCAAAGAACATTCTTATGAGTTACAAGATCATAAGTCTTATATCAAGCTGGCTGATGGTATTAGTTGTTGTTCTGAGGTCCTTAGTACCGATAGTGGTGATTTGACTAAAGTTCAACAACAGATTGACAATGTTATTGAACAGGTTTTTGTCCAAATGAGGCCcggttatttatttatcccaAATGATATTTCTGAATTAGAAATTGATGTTGTGATGAAACCGTTGAGATTGACTAAATTAGAGCATGCTACTGAAATTGAATTGGCTACCTCCAAAAAAGTAGCGGAATTAAttctaaataaattgtATGCTGCTAAAAATCCtgcttttattattgattctttaattaaaaaacacactaaagaattaaatgctttttttcaaaaatccaacttttattgttatacaACTAATCAGTCAAGAGGCGCTATTGATGAAACATTACCAAATTTCCATGGTGTTTTTACTAATCTATTTGGTTCGAGCGGTACATTGGATATTTTGAAAGAGGAAAATGATGTTATCATTCATTTAGGTTCTTATTTAAACGAAGTCtcatttaaatatagtgataaaaatacggaaaataaatcatgGTTAAAAAATGCAGATATCACCTTTGTCGGTAGGGATTATGCTGCGTTTggttttattgaaaatcaTGATTTTAAGACTTCGATGGACAAACCCCATTTGTTTTATCCAGAAAACGTTAATTGTGAAATTGTTTTGGAAGagattttgaataaaattgattACATTAGAATCCCCAAAGTGGCTATCAGACCATCTACTGCCAGTTATAACAGTGGCTACGGTATTAAAACGGTGGGGGATATTACTCATGATAAATTATCTGTATATACGAGTAATATAATGTTGAAAGCAAATGACGTTCTTGTGAATGACATGTGTTCGTTTGTTTTTGAATTGGAAAATGTTAGATTTCCAAGTAATATCAAACATGTTTCGGGCCCATTTTATGCCTCTATTGGATATGCTCTTCCAGCCACTGTTGGTGTATGTATGGCTTTGAAAGATATGAAACAAGATCGTAGAGTTATTTTGATTCAAAGTGATGGTGCTGCTCAAATGACCTTGCAAGAACTCTCTGCGTTCATTAAATATGGGTTAACTCCGATCATCTACATGATAAATAATAGTGGTTATACCATAGAAAGAGCCATTGAGGGACCAACTAGAGATTATAATGATATCATGGTTGATTGGGACTGGCAAAAGATGTTTAATGTTTTTGGAGATGCAAAGGGAGAGAAAAGTTGTGCATTTAAGGTTAAAACTTTTGAAGAGTTGGGTAAGATTGATGTTGATgatgttgaaaataaaaataaagttaaattAGTTGAATTAATCTTGGATAAATTTGATTACCCATCAAGGTTAAGAAATGCGCTTGATAGTTGTAAATAG
- the WWM1 gene encoding Wwm1p (similar to Saccharomyces cerevisiae YFL010C | WWM1 | WW domain containing protein interacting with Metacaspase) produces MSGRPTKDSPPIVPNGWKAVWDEEYKLYFYVNLSSGKSQWEAPPGTKFQEQKAPPSYNSSTRPSAPPPSQSQHSSGNNNNTSAGYNRTAAPVPQQRQYYPQQQQQQQQQQQPYYPQQQQPYYPQQQQQQQPQQVYYVQPQQQKKSSGWGKGLLGAGVGLLGGTLLADAFTDSHHHDGDFGGPGDFGGPGGPGDFGGPGDFGGPGDFDGPGDFGGDDGGDW; encoded by the coding sequence atGTCCGGCAGACCTACAAAAGATTCCCCACCAATTGTACCAAACGGTTGGAAAGCAGTATGGGATGAAGAATACAAATTATACTTTTACGTAAATCTATCGTCTGGTAAATCACAATGGGAAGCTCCACCAGGCACTAAATTTCAAGAACAAAAAGCCCCACCAAGTTACAACAGCTCTACACGTCCATCTGCACCACCTCCCTCGCAATCACAGCATTCGAgcggtaataataacaacactaGCGCAGGGTATAATAGAACTGCTGCTCCAGTACCACAGCAAAGGCAATATTACcctcaacaacaacaacaacaacaacaacagcaacagccTTATTATCctcaacagcaacaacctTATTATCCtcagcagcaacaacaacaacaaccacaACAGGTGTACTATGTTCaaccacaacaacaaaagaagaGTAGTGGTTGGGGTAAAGGTTTATTAGGTGCAGGTGTGGGGTTATTGGGTGGTACCCTGCTAGCAGATGCATTTACTGACTCGCATCACCATGATGGTGATTTTGGTGGTCCTGGTGATTTTGGTGGTCCTGGCGGTCCTGGTGATTTTGGTGGTCCCGGCGATTTTGGTGGTCCTGGTGATTTTGATGGTCCTGGTGATTTTGGTGGTGACGACGGTGGTGATTGGTGA